The region ACCGGCGACCCGGTGCCCGAGTCCGATCTCCCCACCGAGGCCCGGCGGACGCGGCACCCCGTCTTCCGTTCCGCAGGCCCCGTCCCCCTTGCCGCCCTGCCCCTGTGCGTGGACGGGGAGGTCCTGGGGGTGCTGACCCTGGCCTTCGGGGCGGGCGAGCAGCGCGGCTTCGCCCCGCCCGAGCGGGCCTTCCTGGAGGTGCTGGTGCAGCAGGGCGCCCAGGCGCTGGGCCGCGTGCGGGCGCAGGAGCGGCTGGCCTGGCAGGCGGACGTGCTGGACACCCTGGGCCGGGTGGGGCCGTCCATCGCCGCCGAACTCGACCTCGGGCGGCTGATGCAGGCGGTGACCGACGCGGGGGTGGCCCTCAGCGGGGCCGAGCACGGGGCGCTGTTCTACCGCCCGCCCGGCAGCGAGGCCTATCCCCTCTACAGCCTGTCGGGCGCCACCCGTGAAAGCTTTGCCGCCTTTCCCCCGCCGCGCCTGACAGCCCTGCTTGGGCCGACCCTGGGCGGGCAGGCGGTGGTGCGCTCGGACGACATCACCCTCGACCCCCGCTTCGGGCAGAATGCCCCGCACCGGGGCCTGCCGCCGGGGCACCTGCCCGTGCGCAGTTACCTCGCCGTGCCGGTGGTGTCGCGCTCGGGAGCGGTGCTGGGAGGGCTGCTCTTCGGGCACGCGGAGCCGGGGCGCTTTGACGAGCGGGCCGAGCAGCTTGTGGTGGGGCTGGCGGCGCAGGCGGCCGTGGCGCTCGACAACGCGCAGCTCTATCAGGAGGTGCAGGAGGAACGCGCCCGGTTGGAGGGCCGTGTGGCGGAGCGCACCCGCGAACTCGCCGAGCAGGCCACGGCCCTGGGGGCCTTCGTGCGCTTCACGGAGGCGGTGGGCACCCGCACCGACGTCTCCAGCCTCGCGCGGGAGGCGCTGGGGGTCTTCCGCTCCTTTTTCGCCGAATGCAGCGCGGCCTACTACGAGCGCGAGGACGAGCTGTGGCGTGCCCGCGTCTGGACCGACGACATCGCCCCGGAGGTGGTGGCCTCCATCACGGGGGGCATTCCGCTGGAGGCCCCCGCCTTCGCCGAGGCCGAGCGCACCCGCGAGCCCGTCTTCGTGGACGGCTGGAACGCGGGCGAGCAGCAGGTCGCCGAAACCGAGGAATACGGCACGGTCGCCCTCTACCCGCTGACGGTGGGCACCGAGGTGCCGGGCATGCTTGCCGTGGGCCTCAAGACCGAGGGCCAGTGGTCCGAGCGCGGGCGGGCCATCGTGAGTTCGGCCGGACGCAGCCTCGCCCTGTCGCTCGAACGGGCCGACAGCGCCCGGCAACTCGCCGCGCAGCGCGACGCCCTCGAAGCCCGCACCCGCGCCCTGGAAGCCTTCGCCGACCTCTCCCGCGACCTCACCCTGGAGGCCGACGCGGGGCTGCTGATTCGCCGGGCGCAGGAGATCATGCTCTCGCTGCTGCCGGACGGCTACTCGGTGTACTGGGAGCCGGAGGAGGAGTCGTGGGTCAAGCGCTCGCAGGTGGGCGACCTGCGCAGCGAGGCCCTGCAACGCGAGCTTGACGCCGGGCTGCCGCTGCGGGAGACGCCCACCATGTGGGTGCCCTACCAGACGGGCGAACCGCTCTATCAGGACACCTACGACGGCGACCGCGACGGGCTGGGCGAGCAGGTGGAGCACATCGCGGCGGTGGCCTCGCTGCCCGTGCGGGTGGGGGGCGTGGTGCAGGGAGTGATCGTGGTGGGCCTCTTCGGGGATCGGCGCTGGACCGGGACCGACCGGGCGCTGCTCGACACCGTGGCCCGCAGCCTCAGTCTGACCCTGGAAGGGGCCGACAAGGCCCGTGCCCTCCAGCGGCGCACCGCCGACCTGGAGCGCAGCAACGCCGAACTCGAACGCTTCGCCTACGTCGCCTCGCACGACCTGCAAGAGCCGCTGCGGACCATCGCCAGCTTCACCGAGCTGATCGTCAAGCGGCACGCCGAGAGCCTCGGCCCCCAGGGTCGCCGGTACCTCGATTTCGTGGTCAAGGGGGCCGAACGCATGAAGGCCCTGATCGACGACCTCCTCGTCTTCTCGCGCCTGAACGCGGTGCAAGAACCCCTGGTGCCGGTGCCCAGCGCCGAGCCGCTGGCCGAGGCCCTGGAACGGCTCCACGGGACGATGGAGGCGAGCGGGGCGCGGGTCGTGACCGGCGAGCTGCCCACCGTGCTGGGGGCCAGCAGCGAACTGGCGCAACTGTTCCAGAACCTGATCGGCAACGCGGTCAAGTTCCGCCGCGAGGGGGCCGCGCCCGTCGTGGAGATCGGGGCCGTCCCCGAGGGCGGGTTCTGGCACTTTACCGTGCGCGACAACGGCATCGGCTTCGAGCCCGAGTACGCCGAGCGCGTCTTTCAGATGTTCCAGCGTCTCCACCTGCGCGAGCGTTACGAGGGCACCGGCATGGGCCTCGCCATCGTCCGCAAGATCGTGGAGCGCTGCGGGGGCCGCGTCTGGGCCGAGGGACAGCCCGGCGTGGGCAGCACCTTCCACTTCACCCTGCAGGGGGTGGAGGCTGGAGAGCAGGGCTAGGCGCGGGCGTAGGGCGTACAGCGCGGCCATGATGGGCTGTCTCCACGGGCGTGAGGAGTAGCAGCAGATCCGTTGGGCCGGACCATCCCCACACCCGTGGGGAATTCGGCCCCGCCAGGGACGCGGGCGTGGAGAGCCTCGGACCATCCCCACACCCGTGGGGAATTCCAGGTGAGGGGATGAGCAGGCCCCCGGCGTCGCGGACCATCCCCACACCCGTGGGGAATTCGTCTTCAGGGTCATCTTTGTCTGACCCTGCCTCGGACCATCCCCACACCCGTGGGGAATTCCATTCCAGGGCAATCACTACCGCCCCATAACTCGGACCATCCCCACACCCGTGGGGAATTCGACGTGGCCGCGCTCCACGACCTGACGCGCCGCGGACCATCCCCACACCCGTGGGGAATTCCTCACCTATTACGACGTGCCGGACCCCATGAACGGACCATCCCCACACCCGTGGGGAATTCGGGCGGTGAGGACGGTCAGGGAGTCCCCCCAGCGGACCATCCCCACACCCGTGGGGAATTCCCGATGGGAGCGAGGCTGGGCAGGCTCTCGCGCGGATCATCCCCACACCCGTGGGGAATTCCCCCGCGCGGCGCACCAGGCGCGCTGATACCCCGGACCATCCCCACACCCGTGGGGAATTCCACCAGCGCGTCGGTCAGGCCACGCCCGTCCAGCGGACCATCCCCACACCCGTGGGGAATTCATCAGGCCCCAGCCCTGCTCGCCGACGGCGGGCGGACCATCCCCACACCCGTGGGGAATTCAGGTTCTCGTCGAGCCGGGCGGGGTCGGACCACGGACCATCCCCACACCCGTGGGGAATTCCTCGCCGAACCGCACGCCGCGCCCGCGAATCACGGACCATCCCCACACCCGTGGGGAATTCCCTCTACGCCGGGGACAACCCGACTCCGGCCAAGGACCATCCCCACACCCGTGGGGAATTCGAAGCAAAAAGACTGCCCCCGTTGGGGGCGTCCGGACCATCCCCACACCCGTGGGGAATTCCTCCTCGTCCTCTTCAGGAGCGCACGCACCATCGGACCATCCCCACACCCGTGGGGAATTCTTCGGGGGCACCGCGCTGGAGACCGAGCGCAACGGACCATCCCCACACCCGTGGGGAATTCCCGGTCCTCCCGAATCCCCGCCTTCCTGAGTTCGGACCATCCCCACACCCGTGGGGAATTCACTGCACCCACCCGGCCTCCAGTCCAGTGCCCTGCTCCTGACCCCCACGCCGGAGGTCAGGTCTGGCACACATTGTCATGCGACTCGGGAAAACCCGCTCCCAGTGTAGGGCGCGTGCACTCGGCACAAGCATGGGCGTGAGCGGCCGGGAGCAGCAGCAGGCAAGAGGCGACACCAAGCAAATTCTCTGCCAGACCACAGACAGCACGGCGCAACGTGACGACCGGTTTCGTCGCGGGGCTGGACCACAGTGCGCGGCGTCACCGCCAGAAGCGTCCCGGAGCGCGGCCAGAGGCGGCGACCCGCCCGGCACGCCTGGCCGCGTGCCCTAGCCCCGCCTCTGCCCACCACAGTCAGGACCCCCAGCGGGTGCCTGAGGGGGAGGCCTGTTGTCCCAGGAGGCCCGCCCATGCGTGTCCTGTGCTCTGTCCTCACCGCGCTGCTCGCCCTCGCTCCGCTCTCCGCGCCCGCCCGCGCCGAGGCCGCCCCGCCTCTGGCCGCCACCGGCCCGACCGACCCACCTCCCACGCTCCCACAGGGGGACGACCCCAAGGGGGGCGGCGGCTTGGGCTGAACCCGGCTCCCTGACAAGGCCCCGCTCCTGCGGCCAGTGGGGGCGGCCCTCTCTTTCAGGGCGGGGCGGACCGTCCTAGACTCGCGGGGATGTCGCCCGCCGACCGCCGCCCCGGTTCCCCCATCCCCGTCAGCCCCGCCGAGTGGGACGCTTCCGTTCAGGCTCTGCTGACGGTGGGGCGAGCGGAGGACGCCCTCCAGACCCTCGCGCGGGCGGCGGAGGCGGCCACGCAGCCTGCCCGCTTCGGGGAACTGCTGGAGTTGTTCCTGACGCTGCCCCCAGAAGCGCGGGAGAGTCGGGAGGGGGTGCGGCTGCATCTGCGGCTGCTGGGCAACGTGCGCCCGGCAGGCGAGGTGCGGCAGTTGGTCGAGTGGGCGCTGGGGCAGGGGCTGGAGGCCCCCTTCATCCACGCCATTCATGCCTGGGCACTGGCCCAGGAGGGCGAGTATGCCGGGGCACTCGCGGTCGCCGACCGTGCCCTCGCCGGGGAGGCGCAACTGGCTCCCCACGAGGCGGGGGCGGCGTGGCGGGTGCGGGGCCGCTCGCTGGCGCATCTGGGGCGGGAAGGGTGGCAAGCGGCGTTCACGCGGGCGGCGACCTTTGCCCAGGGCCGGGCGCTGGGCATCCTGCGGATGGAGGAAGGGGCGCTGTTGGGCCGCTCGGGGGACCAGACGGGGGCGCTGCGGGCCTACGCCGAGGCGCTGACCCTTTTCCGGCACGACGGGCGACACCGGGCCTGGACCCTACACAACATGGGGCTGGCCTGCCTGGTGTCGGGGCGCTTCGGGGAGGCCGAGGGCTATTTCGCACGGGTTGCGGCGATTCGCCGGGGCGCCGAGGGTGCCCGCGCCCGCGCGTGGTGTGGGCAGGCGGCGGCGCGGCGGGCGCTGGGCGAGTGGGCACGGGCGGCGGCCCTCTACCGTCAGGCGGCGGCCGAGGCCGAGCGGCAGGGCGACCCCGACGACGTGCGGCAGGCCCTGCGCGGGCTGGGGCACACCCTGCGCCTGTCCGGGCAGACCTTCGCGGCCCTCGAACCGTTGACCCAGGCGACCCGCGCCACGCCCGGCGACCGCGCCTCGGGAACCTCCTGGGTCCAGGTGGACCTCGCCGCCGCCTACGCCGCGCTGGGGCAAGCCGAGCGGGCCGAGGCCGCGCTCGCCCTCACCGGGCCGCTGGAGGGTGAGGACGCCGACCGCGCCCGCATTGTGCGGGCCGAACTCGCCCGGCAGCGGGGAGACCAGGAAAAGGCGCTGCAATTGCTGCGGCCCCTGGACCCCGGCACCCTCTGGGCGAGAGAGGAGGCGCACGCCTTTCCGGAGCTGTTCGCGCTGCTCTCGGTGGCGGGTCTGCCCACCCCGGCCCCCCTTCCCCGCCCGGCCCGCACGGTGGTCCGGGTGCGGGCGATGGGCACCCCGCGCGTGGAGGTCGGCGGGCGCCCGGTGCCCCTGGGCGGCCCCGGCCTCGCGGTGCTGTGTGCGCTGCTGGATGGGGGCGGCGAGGGCCTGACCGACCTGCTCGCGGAGGTCGTGGACGACGGCACTCCCCGTCTGCCCCGGCTTCAGCGCCAGCGCGTTTCGGCCGCGGTGCGGGCGGTGCGGGACGCCCTCGGGTGGCCGGAGAGCATTGGGAGCGTGCCCGGTGGCTACCGCCTAGACCCCGCCGCTGAATGGCACTACGACGTGGCGGAAGCACTGCGGCGGGGCGACCCAGTCGAAACCTTCCTGCCGGGGGTTGCACTTCCCTGGGTACTCGCCCGCGAACAGGAGCTGAGGCAGGCGGACG is a window of Deinococcus terrestris DNA encoding:
- a CDS encoding GAF domain-containing protein → MTPVSDALPAVLARWLELADDALFVVDGSGRIVYANALTGRLAGQAPAALVGQVLERDFAGHFSSRWAEFRDRARQTGEPTEYEAPSPLLGGWVRVRVVPDGDTLAVQLRDVTALHRAEALQDLSAALAGAHTPADVLGALLREVVAAAGAAGGQIVDGEGGLPQATTGDPVPESDLPTEARRTRHPVFRSAGPVPLAALPLCVDGEVLGVLTLAFGAGEQRGFAPPERAFLEVLVQQGAQALGRVRAQERLAWQADVLDTLGRVGPSIAAELDLGRLMQAVTDAGVALSGAEHGALFYRPPGSEAYPLYSLSGATRESFAAFPPPRLTALLGPTLGGQAVVRSDDITLDPRFGQNAPHRGLPPGHLPVRSYLAVPVVSRSGAVLGGLLFGHAEPGRFDERAEQLVVGLAAQAAVALDNAQLYQEVQEERARLEGRVAERTRELAEQATALGAFVRFTEAVGTRTDVSSLAREALGVFRSFFAECSAAYYEREDELWRARVWTDDIAPEVVASITGGIPLEAPAFAEAERTREPVFVDGWNAGEQQVAETEEYGTVALYPLTVGTEVPGMLAVGLKTEGQWSERGRAIVSSAGRSLALSLERADSARQLAAQRDALEARTRALEAFADLSRDLTLEADAGLLIRRAQEIMLSLLPDGYSVYWEPEEESWVKRSQVGDLRSEALQRELDAGLPLRETPTMWVPYQTGEPLYQDTYDGDRDGLGEQVEHIAAVASLPVRVGGVVQGVIVVGLFGDRRWTGTDRALLDTVARSLSLTLEGADKARALQRRTADLERSNAELERFAYVASHDLQEPLRTIASFTELIVKRHAESLGPQGRRYLDFVVKGAERMKALIDDLLVFSRLNAVQEPLVPVPSAEPLAEALERLHGTMEASGARVVTGELPTVLGASSELAQLFQNLIGNAVKFRREGAAPVVEIGAVPEGGFWHFTVRDNGIGFEPEYAERVFQMFQRLHLRERYEGTGMGLAIVRKIVERCGGRVWAEGQPGVGSTFHFTLQGVEAGEQG
- a CDS encoding tetratricopeptide repeat protein, producing the protein MSPADRRPGSPIPVSPAEWDASVQALLTVGRAEDALQTLARAAEAATQPARFGELLELFLTLPPEARESREGVRLHLRLLGNVRPAGEVRQLVEWALGQGLEAPFIHAIHAWALAQEGEYAGALAVADRALAGEAQLAPHEAGAAWRVRGRSLAHLGREGWQAAFTRAATFAQGRALGILRMEEGALLGRSGDQTGALRAYAEALTLFRHDGRHRAWTLHNMGLACLVSGRFGEAEGYFARVAAIRRGAEGARARAWCGQAAARRALGEWARAAALYRQAAAEAERQGDPDDVRQALRGLGHTLRLSGQTFAALEPLTQATRATPGDRASGTSWVQVDLAAAYAALGQAERAEAALALTGPLEGEDADRARIVRAELARQRGDQEKALQLLRPLDPGTLWAREEAHAFPELFALLSVAGLPTPAPLPRPARTVVRVRAMGTPRVEVGGRPVPLGGPGLAVLCALLDGGGEGLTDLLAEVVDDGTPRLPRLQRQRVSAAVRAVRDALGWPESIGSVPGGYRLDPAAEWHYDVAEALRRGDPVETFLPGVALPWVLAREQELRQADANCLSVQTE